Within the Flavobacterium sp. N502536 genome, the region TTGTCAAGTACTATTCTTATTTATTCTAAATAAGAATTACTTACAAATATATTTTTTTAACCCCAAATAAAAAAGAAATTTCTTAGAAAAATTTCAAAAATATATGAAAATCAAGAACAACCCCAGTAAAACCAAGCTGTCAGACTCTTCTTATAAACTCAATAAAATTTCAAAAAATATCCGCAACCGAAGAAGCATCTACGCCAATCAATTTATCAAAGGAGAATTGCCTGAACCGCTGCTGGAAGAAATTTTGATTAATGCGACCTGGGCACCCAATCACAAAATGACAGAACCCTGGAGGTTTGTCGTTTTCCGCGGCAAATACCTGAAGAAGTATGGCGAATATATGGCCCACTATTACAAAGATTTTTATAATGAATTGTCGCCCGAAGATCAAAGAGATAAACTTTCTTATCTCGAAAACTACCCATTAAATGCAGCCTGTATGATTGGGGTAATTATGGTTCGAAACACCAAAATTGCCTTGCCTGAATGGGAAGAAATTGCAGCTGTCTCTTCTGCTGTACAAAATATAGCGCTTAGCTGCAGTGCTCATAAAATTGGCAGTTACTGGAGTACCAAAGGAGTAGCCATCGATTATGTTGCCAAATTTGGCCTCGCTGAAAATGAAAAATCATTAGGACTTCTTTATCTCGGTTATTATCCCGAAGCCTTAAAACCCTCCAAGAAAAAGAGAACCCCACTATCTAAAAAAGTCGTCTACCTCGACTGAAAAATAACTTAAACCCCTTAAAACAACTATTTTATGAATACCACATTGATCCGTAAGGAAGCATTCGACAGAGAGGTCCAGCAGGACCAGGATTTTTACAAAGACATTTTCCATCAGAATTCCGGCCCGGAATATGCACAGGCAATGAAATTGGCACAGGAACGCGTTTCGAATTTCTTAAAAAACAATAAAAAACCGTTCAGTGGCATCAGACCGGAAGAAATAAGGGCTAAAGTGGAAGAAATAGATTTTGAAACACCCCTACCCGATTACGAAAGTCTGCTGAACGAAGTAGACGAACTTTATGTGAACCACGCCACTGCTTTTCACCTTCCGGAATATATTGCACACCTAAATTGCCCTGTGGTGATACCTGCACTGGCAGCAGAAATTCTGATAAGTGCCATCAATTCATCACAAGATACTTATGATCAAAGCGCCGGCGGAACTTTTATCGAAAGAAAGTTAATTGACTGGACCAGCGAGCAGGTGGGTTATACACAAGGCGATGGTGTTTTTACAGCAGGAGGATCTCAAAGCAATTTAATGGGGCTGCTCCTGGCGAGAGATTACTATGCCATGCAGTATCAAAAATGGAATATTAAAATGGAAGGACTTCCTCCTGATGCGCACAAGTACAGGATTTTTGTTTCGGATAAAGCGCACTTCAGCAATCATAAAACCACCTGGGTTTTAGGTCTTGGAGAACAAGCCATCGTAAATGTGGGTGTCGACAAAAGATACCGTATGGATCCGGAAAAACTCGAAAAGGCGATCGCTGACGAAATTAAGAAAGGAAACATTCCAATTGCCATTACCGCTACTGCCGGTACAACCGATTTTGGTAACATCGATCCGTTAAAAACAATCGCCGCTATTGCCAGCCAGCACAATTTATGGCTTCACGTAGATGCTGCCTATGGATGCGGATTGCTTTTAACAGAGAAACAAAGGTATTTATTAAACGGCATAGAACTGGCCGACTCTGTAACCGTCGATTACCACAAATCATTCTTCCAGCCGGTAAGCAGCAGTGCCTTTATTGTTAAAAATAAACTTCACCTCAATTTGATCAAGCATCACGCTGATTATCTGAATCCTAAAGAGCAAAATTACGATGCACTTCCGGCTCAGGTCAATAAATCGATTGTTCAGACTACACGTCGTTTTGATGCTTTGAAACTTTGGTTTACCCTTCGTTATATGGGCAAGAAAAAGCTCGGGCAATTTACGGAGACCCTGATCGAAACTACCCAACAAACCGCTGCCTATATAGAAGCCGATCCTAATTTTGAACTGTTATGCCACTCAGATA harbors:
- a CDS encoding pyridoxal phosphate-dependent decarboxylase family protein, with the protein product MNTTLIRKEAFDREVQQDQDFYKDIFHQNSGPEYAQAMKLAQERVSNFLKNNKKPFSGIRPEEIRAKVEEIDFETPLPDYESLLNEVDELYVNHATAFHLPEYIAHLNCPVVIPALAAEILISAINSSQDTYDQSAGGTFIERKLIDWTSEQVGYTQGDGVFTAGGSQSNLMGLLLARDYYAMQYQKWNIKMEGLPPDAHKYRIFVSDKAHFSNHKTTWVLGLGEQAIVNVGVDKRYRMDPEKLEKAIADEIKKGNIPIAITATAGTTDFGNIDPLKTIAAIASQHNLWLHVDAAYGCGLLLTEKQRYLLNGIELADSVTVDYHKSFFQPVSSSAFIVKNKLHLNLIKHHADYLNPKEQNYDALPAQVNKSIVQTTRRFDALKLWFTLRYMGKKKLGQFTETLIETTQQTAAYIEADPNFELLCHSDIGILLFRYLDGPAESNSCEVNKYIKEKLFFGGEVLVASTKVDGEFYLKFTILNPLTTLNDIKNILNLIKQNGDEYHRLN
- a CDS encoding nitroreductase gives rise to the protein MKIKNNPSKTKLSDSSYKLNKISKNIRNRRSIYANQFIKGELPEPLLEEILINATWAPNHKMTEPWRFVVFRGKYLKKYGEYMAHYYKDFYNELSPEDQRDKLSYLENYPLNAACMIGVIMVRNTKIALPEWEEIAAVSSAVQNIALSCSAHKIGSYWSTKGVAIDYVAKFGLAENEKSLGLLYLGYYPEALKPSKKKRTPLSKKVVYLD